The proteins below come from a single Bactrocera tryoni isolate S06 unplaced genomic scaffold, CSIRO_BtryS06_freeze2 scaffold_25, whole genome shotgun sequence genomic window:
- the LOC120780528 gene encoding uncharacterized protein LOC120780528: MHFEVEGSSHKCVFTRLHIFNIWCTEHGTKAEKLTKLISVVQGNIQNNVYITELSDLSKKVENICKTISTFWKKYKRKKSSVLQYQSGWLNQEESILLKRKQCKSQQMEESTHRGRPQLDFADSSTRTKRRRIAQLSEIDESAVSALRNEHQNQTILPADPIEVISLLMETSMSKHQYLVIRNFVNSKISFDLFPSYQKIQNSKKSRYPDNIFVDESHAEVELQSLLNSTASSIIELQTNLIETIPENAVSNLTLIGKWGFDGSTGHSEYNQKFSSSDLNDRSLFVTSYVPLQLVS; encoded by the exons atgcattttgaagtTGAAG GTTCTTCCCATAAGTGTGTGTTTACACGCctgcatatttttaatatatggtgCACAGAACACGGAACCAAAGCAGAAAAACTGACGAAATTGATTTCAGTTGTGCAGGGGAATATTCAAAACAACGTCTACATTACAGAGTTGAGCGATCTGTCGAAAAAAGTTGAGAACATCTGTAaaacaatttcaactttttggAAGAAATATAAACGCAAAAAATCTTCAGTTCTTCAATACCAATCTGGTTGGCTGAATCAAGAGGAATCGATTTTGTTAAAACGCAAGCAGTGTAAATCGCAGCAGATGGAGGAAAGTACTCATCGTGGCCGTCCTCAACTGGATTTTGCTGACTCTTCAACGAGAACTAAGCGACGTCGTATAGCTCAACTGAGTGAAATAGATGAATCCGCTGTTTCTGCTCTACGCAATGAACATCAGAACCAAACGATTCTGCCAGCAGATCCCATTGAAGTTATTTCACTCTTAATGGAGACCTCTATGTCGAAACACCAATATTTGGTGATAAGAAATTTTGTGAACAGCAAAATTTCCTTTGATTTGTTTCCAAgctatcaaaaaatacaaaattcaaaaaaaagtagATACCCAGACAATATTTTTGTAGACGAATCTCATGCGGAAGTCGAATTGCAGAGCTTACTTAACAGTACAGCATCTAGTATAATAGAGCTTCAGACCAACTTAATTGAAACTATTCCTGAGAATGCAGTTAGCAATCTAACTTTAATTGGAAAATGGGGCTTTGACGGAAGTACGGGGCATAGCGAGTATAATCAAAAGTTTTCATCCAGTGATTTGAACGATAGAAGCTTATTTGTAACATCATACGTACCTCTCCAACTAGTTTCGTAA